GCTCTTTGGTACTTTTCCCCTACTTCAAAGTCGGCGATCGGTCATTACTAAACTCCATCTGCTAACGGTGTCGGACACCCTCGGCTCCATGGCGATCGTGGTGGGGCTATTTCTGAAACTGCCCCGGGAATGGCCCCTCCTGCTCTTAGCTATCATTTGTCTTTGTCTATGGAATACCATTCTGGGTTACGTGTTGGCCTACTGTGCCACCGGGGAGAAGCGCACTAATGTTTAATTTGGCAGACCAAACGGAAATTTTAGCTTTTACCCCCCTATTGCCTTTTTGCGCTTTGTTGGTGGTAATTCAAGGCAATCCCTACCAGGCCTTGGTAATGCGGGGGATTTTGGGGG
The genomic region above belongs to Synechocystis sp. PCC 6803 substr. PCC-P and contains:
- a CDS encoding monovalent cation/H(+) antiporter subunit G, yielding MITTIINWLTNGFLAMGILFWLFGTFPLLQSRRSVITKLHLLTVSDTLGSMAIVVGLFLKLPREWPLLLLAIICLCLWNTILGYVLAYCATGEKRTNV